TCAGGGCGCCCTCGGCAATCTCCTCGCGGACGCCCAGAAGTACGGCCGTCCCGAACTGGCGGTGAACTCCGTCCTCACCACCGCCGTACTGGCGATCCTGTGCGACGCGGCACTCGTCCTGGTCCGCAACCTGCTGACGCCGTGGATGCCGCGGGGCGGGACCAGGCGCCCCAAGGCGGCCGCCGTGCGGCAGGGCCGGCCCGAGACGGAGAAGGCGGCGGCCCGGTGAACGTGATCAACTTCGTCAACGCCTTCTTCAGCGACAGCGCCCACTGGCACGGCTACGACGGCATCCCGCAACGCCTGCTGGAGCACGTCCAGTACTCGCTGCTGGCCCTCGGCCTGGCCGCCGCGATCGGGCTGCCCGCCGGGCTGCTGACCGGGCACACCGGACGCGGCGGCAACGCGGTCGCCTTCGTCGCCACCGCCGCCCGCGCGCTGCCCAGCTTCGGCCTGCTGGTGCTGATCGCCGTCGCGGTCGGCATCGGCCTGCTGCCCGTCATGATCCCGCTGGTCGTGCTCGCGGTCCCGCCGATCCTGGTGACCACCTACGAGGCGGTCCGCTCCGTCGACCCCTCCCCGGTGGACGCCGCCCGGGGCATGGGCATGCACGAGTCGAGCATCCTGTTCCGGGTCGAACTGCCCGTCGCCCTGCCGCTGATCCTCAGCGGACTGCGCTCGGCGGCCATCCAGGTCGTCTCGACGGCCACCATCGCCGCGTACGTCAGTCTCGGCGGGATCGGCCGGTACATCATCGACGGGCTCTACCAGCGCGACTACGAGAAGGTGGTCGGCGGAGCCACCCTGGTGGCGCTCCTGGCCCTCGTCACGCTCGCGTTGTTCTGGGCGGCGGGACGGCTGGCGGTCTCGCCCGGGGTGCGCAGGCGATGACCACGGAGCGAGATGTGCACACGGGTGTGAAAAAC
This region of Streptomyces ambofaciens ATCC 23877 genomic DNA includes:
- a CDS encoding ABC transporter permease; this translates as MNVINFVNAFFSDSAHWHGYDGIPQRLLEHVQYSLLALGLAAAIGLPAGLLTGHTGRGGNAVAFVATAARALPSFGLLVLIAVAVGIGLLPVMIPLVVLAVPPILVTTYEAVRSVDPSPVDAARGMGMHESSILFRVELPVALPLILSGLRSAAIQVVSTATIAAYVSLGGIGRYIIDGLYQRDYEKVVGGATLVALLALVTLALFWAAGRLAVSPGVRRR